In Epinephelus fuscoguttatus linkage group LG15, E.fuscoguttatus.final_Chr_v1, a genomic segment contains:
- the eif3f gene encoding eukaryotic translation initiation factor 3 subunit F, with amino-acid sequence MSVYGPVVKIHPVVLASICDSYERRNEGASRVIGTLLGTIDKHSIEVTNCFSVPHNESEDEVAVDMEFAKNMYELHKRVSPTEVIVGWYATGFDITEHSVLIHEYYSREATNPIHLTMDTALQSGKMNIRAYVSAQMGVPGKTVGVMFTPLTVKYVYYDTERIGVDLLQRTRLLPSRTKGLTSDLSQVAGSAARVQDMLTTVLTYIDDVLSGKVTADNSVGRFLMDLVNKVPTISAEDFENMLNSNINDLLMVTYLSNLTQAQIALNEKLVLL; translated from the exons ATGTCGGTGTACGGGCCAGTGGTGAAAATTCACCCAGTTGTTCTCGCTTCTATCTGCGACTCGTACGAGCGGAGAAATGAGGGAGCGAGTCGTGTGATCGGGACCTTGTTGG GTACAATTGACAAGCACTCCATTGAGGTGACcaactgcttctctgtgcccCACAATGAGTCTGAAGATGAG GTTGCTGTGGACATGGAGTTTGCCAAGAACATGTATGAGCTCCACAAGAGGGTGTCACCCACTGAGGTCATCGTTGGATG GTACGCCACTGGCTTTGACATCACAGAACACTCAGTGCTCATCCACGAGTACTACAGCCGTGAGGCCACCAACCCCATTCACCTGACAATGGACACAGCACTGCAGAGTGGCAAGATGAACATCCGCGCCTACGTCAG TGCGCAGATGGGTGTGCCAGGAAAGACCGTTGGTGTGATGTTCACCCCCCTGACTGTCAAGTATGTCTACTATGACACAGAGAGGATAGGCG TTGACCTTCTGCAGAGGACACGTCTCCTTCCCAGTCGCACCAAGGGGCTAACCTCTGATCTGTCCCAGGTGGCTGGCTCTGCTGCCAGAGTTCAGGATATGCTGACAACTGTGCTTACATACATCGATGATGTGCTG TCTGGCAAAGTGACAGCAGATAACAGCGTGGGCCGCTTTCTGATGGACCTGGTTAATAAGGTTCCCACCATCTCAGCCGAGGACTTTGAAAACATGCTCAATTCCAACATCAAC GACCTGTTGATGGTGACCTACCTGTCTAACCTCACCCAAGCACAGATTGCTCTTAATGAGAAGCTGGTCCTGCTCTGA
- the apooa gene encoding apolipoprotein O, a: MLKVTGSAMPGAVSLLPITVFAAAGDGATETTAPLLRDELSLYTAAPQLKSQYVEPEAGRLEQSVATLRKLTEPYTGWCQDTYNKIKPRVQSAVKWGNDTYAYLKDPPKDFYPRAGVIGFTGVLGLLLGRGSRLKKLIYPAGLMTVSASLYYPEQAVAIAKSTGDSVYDRAVQGYAALEKLVQPQSKADKGTNSETKP; this comes from the coding sequence ATGTTGAAGGTGACAGGTAGTGCAATGCCGGGAGCTGTGAGTTTGTTGCCGATCACCGTGTTCGCTGCTGCCGGTGACGGGGCGACAGAGACGACCGCCCCTTTGCTCCGTGATGAGCTGTCGTTATACACCGCTGCTCCTCAGCTGAAGTCTCAGTATGTGGAGCCTGAAGCGGGTCGGCTGGAGCAGAGTGTCGCCACCCTCAGGAAGTTAACAGAGCCTTACACGGGTTGGTGTCAGGACACTTACAACAAAATTAAACCCAGAGTTCAAAGCGCTGTCAAGTGGGGGAACGACACCTATGCCTACTTGAAGGACCCGCCAAAGGACTTCTATCCCCGTGCAGGAGTTATCGGCTTCACCGGTGTCCTGGGACTGTTGCTTGGCAGAGGCTCCAGGCTTAAGAAGCTCATCTACCCGGCGGGCCTGATGACCGTGAGCGCCTCCCTCTACTACCCGGAGCAGGCTGTGGCCATCGCAAAGTCAACCGGAGACTCCGTGTACGACCGCGCCGTGCAAGGCTACGCCGCCCTAGAGAAGTTGGTGCAGCCTCAAAGCAAAGCTGATAAGGGCACTAACTCAGAGACTAAACCCTGA
- the dnaaf6 gene encoding protein PIH1D3 isoform X1, with product MECFGVSSVQNLQALSALLSTQQDNDDEDCEQNAPACAHLGPGHIGPPSKKDKEESAAYVRKTSKDIWSEEEVAEGSQYDDLDDPRPQPEYEIILKQSVGTEDLFLGLNRKDPSSMSCEAMLVKIKLPGTKATDVALDVKEKFLDLRTLKYKLGLHLPHPIHSDGGKAQFFSEREELEVTLLMKRPMDFVNMA from the exons ATGGAGTGTTTTGGAGTATCGTCTGTTCAAAACCTACAAGCTCTGTCTGCCTTGTTATCAACTCAGCAggataatgatgatgaagacTGTGAA CAGAATGCGCCTGCCTGTGCACATCTGGGTCCTGGACACATTGGCCCTCCATCCAAAAAAGATAAAGAAG AGTCAGCTGCCTATGTGAGGAAGACCAGCAAAGATATCTggagtgaggaggaggtggcTGAGGGCTCCCAGTATGATGATCTTGATGACCCACGGCCCCAGCCTGA GTATGAAATAATCCTGAAGCAGAGTGTGGGGACAGAGGATCTGTTCTTGGGCTTGAACAGAAAGGACCCATCCTCCATGAGCTGTGAAGCCATGCTG GTGAAAATCAAACTACCAGGCACTAAAGCAACAGACGTGGCCCTGGATGTAAAAGAAAAGTTCCTTGATCTACGGACGCTAAAATA tAAACTGGGTCTTCATCTCCCACATCCGATCCACAGCGATGGGGGGAAGGCTCAGTTCTTCAGTGAGAGGGAGGAACTGGAGGTGACTCTACTGATGAAACGGCCCATGGATTTTGTCAACATGGCCTAA
- the dnaaf6 gene encoding protein PIH1D3 isoform X2: MECFGVSSVQNLQALSALLSTQQDNDDEDCENAPACAHLGPGHIGPPSKKDKEESAAYVRKTSKDIWSEEEVAEGSQYDDLDDPRPQPEYEIILKQSVGTEDLFLGLNRKDPSSMSCEAMLVKIKLPGTKATDVALDVKEKFLDLRTLKYKLGLHLPHPIHSDGGKAQFFSEREELEVTLLMKRPMDFVNMA, from the exons ATGGAGTGTTTTGGAGTATCGTCTGTTCAAAACCTACAAGCTCTGTCTGCCTTGTTATCAACTCAGCAggataatgatgatgaagacTGTGAA AATGCGCCTGCCTGTGCACATCTGGGTCCTGGACACATTGGCCCTCCATCCAAAAAAGATAAAGAAG AGTCAGCTGCCTATGTGAGGAAGACCAGCAAAGATATCTggagtgaggaggaggtggcTGAGGGCTCCCAGTATGATGATCTTGATGACCCACGGCCCCAGCCTGA GTATGAAATAATCCTGAAGCAGAGTGTGGGGACAGAGGATCTGTTCTTGGGCTTGAACAGAAAGGACCCATCCTCCATGAGCTGTGAAGCCATGCTG GTGAAAATCAAACTACCAGGCACTAAAGCAACAGACGTGGCCCTGGATGTAAAAGAAAAGTTCCTTGATCTACGGACGCTAAAATA tAAACTGGGTCTTCATCTCCCACATCCGATCCACAGCGATGGGGGGAAGGCTCAGTTCTTCAGTGAGAGGGAGGAACTGGAGGTGACTCTACTGATGAAACGGCCCATGGATTTTGTCAACATGGCCTAA